The Malus sylvestris chromosome 8, drMalSylv7.2, whole genome shotgun sequence genomic interval ATTCTTCAAATtgtattcgttcatcgtatattgtgcagTCATTTTTCCTcatgtactatttatatttaattttaaatgatttatggtcacacgatgtacaatgaatgaACACAATTTGATGATTCTTAGGAGAGGAGCCTCATTCGATCTCTCTACCCTTCACTGTAAGTATACATGATGACACTGATTAAGATTCCAATTCTCTACATAAAATTATGCtgaattttgaaaaatattgaacAGGTGGTCTCTGACAATGTGTAAAATATTGATATGGTTGGAAATAATGATatacaaattaataaaaataattcttAGACTCTCTCCTATAAGAAAGAACACAACACGACGCAGCTGCCCCCACACAATAGGAAATAAATCTGTGATTGTCGCTAAAGACTAAAGGAGTTGCAAAAAACAAAGCCAAAGCAGAGACTCTGGTATAGAAAGGGACCGGAGGGGGTAAGCAGTTGCAGCAATAGTAGCTAGCTCCCCAGTTATGGGAAGAAATCCTTGTTGTTCCAAGGAAGGAGTGAAGAGAGGACCATGGACTGCTCTTGAAGACAAAATGCTTGCAGATTACATCCAAGCACACGGTGAAGGAAAATGGAGCAATGTTCCAAAACAAGCAGGTGAATATCCGAGTCGATgatgtctttcatttctatgTTGTATCAACAACTGTTGCCGTTTGTGAGATTTGAACCCATGCCGGGCTATGACTCTAAATTATCATTCTGATCGTAATCCTTTATTTCTATGATccgttaatttattttgttgaaaTAAAAAACACGATGCAGGGCTGAAGAGATGTGGGAAGAGTTGTAGGCTGCGGTGGCTGAATTATCTGAGACCAAGCATCAAGCAAGGCGACattacaaaagatgaagaagaccTCATCATCAGACTCCACAAACTCTTAGGCAACAGGTCTTGTCTTGTCCTAATTGCTTCAACTcacaatttttcttcttcttttgaaataggttaaattaacaaaaaataaataaaaaaatctcaattgTTGAATTGATCAAATTTAATTATCAAAGACATACTACAAAACTGACAACTTCATGAATAGGAATTTAAAAATTGACcatttctacaaaaaaaaaaaaatcttcttctttccttttACTAATTTAATTAGGGTTAAACTTTGTGATTGGTGTAGATGGTCTCTAATAGCAGGGAGAATTCCAGGGCGAACAAAAGATGAAATCGAGAATTACTGGCACAGTAATTTATGTAAGAAACAGCATGAGGATCATATATTATCATGTAGACCCTCCGCCTCCACTGAGATCGCAGACACAGTACAACAGTCAAAAGTTGAAGTGCAATTAGAAAATGACCCCAGTTGCAATAATAATTTTGCATTGGGGTCCTCCATGCTTTGTAATTTAACTGACATCATGGCAGAAGAGTCTGAAACAAGTAGTGGGTCATTACTGTCAGCATCAAAGTCGAGGGAAGAAGATCGTTCCAGCTGCTGGGAAAATATTTTGATGGAAGACTTCCACACGAGGGAGATGAGCCTCTCTGAGTTTCTGGATACTGACTTTACAAAGCTAAGCAATGTGTTTGGGTTTGGGATGTGTGATGTCATGAGTAATGAGGTGTTACTTGAAGGAGAATCTGGCTATGGATTCTGACGATGGATCTTAGATGCATGGCTGCTTAATTTCACTGACTTAGAGGAATAATGGATGATTATGTGCTAAATAACAAATATGTATTTGCCAAATGGCATTGTCGAAATCCTGTGTATTATATAGCACTGAATAAATTAGTTGCCTAGGGCTTTGCTTCAGACTTGTGCTATGCgctttagaaaataaaaaatgcaagGAGTTTGTAGCTTCAAGTCTTTAAGAATATATTTCTTTGCATCCCGAGTGAAATTTTATTCGTCGCACAAAGTGATACTGTTTTTAAAACCACAATTTTCTCAATGTCTTTCTCTACTTTCTTACCTctcctctctttccctctccccAAATCTGATCCTCTCTCACACACTCATTCCTCTCACTTAATCTCTCTTCTATATCTCACTCTCACTCACTATCTCATCTCTCTTTCACTATCTCATCTAACTCTCTCACactcacttctctctctctttctctctctctctctctctctctctctctctctctctctctctctctcttgccaaAATGTATTTTCtccccaaattttaattttttttcattactaTGTGTTTTTGGAGTTAATTAATTGGGTTTGGCGTGGGGTGGAGTTTGGGGTATGCCAATTTTAGGGGAGATTATGCCGattttttggtattattttaTCTTGTTTGTTGGTTATTTGGCCATGTTTGTTTTGTTCGTAGGGAATCATCGAGACTTTGACGGCGAAAGTTGAGGATTAGAACACTATCGGACCATATCTCCCGCCACTACCACCACAATAGACTTGTattaggattttattattgtactttgttaatttatatgtatattttatatattgaataatttgatcactatttttcatatgtaattttatttgaatatatcaatttaaattaaagtaattaaaaataaataaagtcacacaattaaattaaattaaaaaagtagAAATTCGAAACATCTTGCGCTACCAAAAATTTCGTCGCACaaacaattaatataattaaattgaaataagagaaataataaaacaaaaagtcaaAAACCTTGAGCGACAAAATATTTTGTCGTGCAAACAATTAATTTCGTCACGCAATGTCTATTTAAAAGACTTAAAGCACTCTATAGATGAGTCTTTAACAATGGGAACTTTGAAAGTTGTGAAGACAGAGCCCTAACAAGTGAAGATAGATATGATATAGAAAGTCTATCTTCatctgctttcttctcaagtatGATGTATGATGAAAGAGTTATTAATAGCATTAAAGCAACCACAATGCGTGTGAATTGTGGAGAAGTGACTTAGCTATCCTTGAGATCATATGTCAACTTAAgaagtttgaaaaaaataaaaaataaaaaataaaagaattgcttctagaaagagagaaaaagttaTTTCTTACAACGGTATAGGCAAATTAAGGCCTATATTCGAAGGGAGTTAACATTCCTTGGCGGGGATTCTAGTGAGGCGTGAATGCCTAAGAAGATAGATAAAGTCTATCTTAGTTGTTCCTTACTTCTTAAAGTGGAAAATGTGATCGACATAATGATTACATTAAAAGAAACTACAATTATGAAAGAATTGTTGGGGTATGTTAAAAGTAATTTGCTAATTTAACGACATTCAAGATGTTAGGTATGGCAATGTTAGAGACCTTACAAATACCTTTAAATGTGGGAGAAGTCTACTTCCAAGTGTTAGCAAATTATTGAATACATCCTAACCTATGTTTCAAGGACTTAACATTGGAAAACAACTACTCTCATAtgatatataattttataagaTGGATTGTGCACACCACCAAAGATAGTCAACCTAGTAGTGGATCCAATTATAAAAGGATTGACTAGAGAGTCAGTTGATCGTTGAGGGGAATGAATGCAATATAACCAATGAATCAGCCGGACGGAAACCTaacttagttgattggagatcccatggtctaagtTTAATAGGCAAACTAGTTGGGCATGATTCAAAGAAGTTAACACACTACATACCTCATTCCTATGGTGGAAGAAGTGTGTTGTCTGCAGAAGTTTTAGGgtgtatatttatacttaatgacagtgatatcttataaataagaggaGTAGAATAGACTATTCTTAATCAGTGGTCATCTATGTGAGAGTAAAAATGGGTTGCTTCTATGAGTATGAGATgactaaattctctaaagctttTATGAATTCGGGATttgttcaggaccaaaatgaacatAACCGTATGAAGCGTAATATATTAGGATTAGTGATGTGTGTTGCTtattgtctcggtttactaTTGCGGTGAATAGTTTAGGATCTTCCATATCCACTGTTTCACCAAGTAAATCCAATAAGTATTCATTAGGCTAGGTTCAAGTTCAAAATACATCTCTCCCGATGCATCCCTTGTCCACCTGTACTCTTAAATTTTTCctgatttttcattcatgtggggaattgttggaaattatatattataatattaatttataatatttaatttttgtatgaatgaaaaataagagtAAAGTATTATAGTTGAAATCAAATTCATGAGTTGCATCTGTTAGTTGGAACTTGGGGCAACAGTCAAAATGTTTCAAAAGGGGTGGCTTGAGTTCTATATAAACTCAATTATTATACTCCTCTAAATAATCAAGAGAATAAGTGTAGAGTTTTCTCCAATGTCTTTTATTCTTTATGTATAGGCCTGGATAATAAACTGTATTATAATGTGATATTATAGTTATTCGATCCCTTAAAATGTTAAGAGAGTACCAATAATTGCTTGATCACTTATCTCTTTTGAATTAAGTTGAACTTACCCTCTAGCTCCTTATTGCATGATTTGGTTCAAAAACCTCAAtcatgattatgtgtgtttaTTGTACAAACAAATTCTGTTGTTTTATGTACTGCGTCTGTTTTCTGGTACATAATTGTGGATTGGATTAACTTTGTTGCTATTATTGTACTACAATTAGGGTTCCCATCCCGAAACCCTAACTAGAAAACAGCTTAGAACCATTGCGAGATCCATAGAGAGTTGTGTTCCTATTCCTAATGTTAAATAAAGTTAAAAAATCATACTACATCAGTCATCtcacaaaataaataacaatttATATCAAATGTTTCCACTTCTAATTGTATTGAGGCATTTCCAGAAAAATTCCACACCTATTAATTGCACTAGTGTTTAAATTGGAACAGTATCAATATGATTAGTGTTGATCTCGGTTAATCTCTCTGAAATTTaacacctaaaccctaattacaAAACAGCATAGTGGAACCAATGCTTGAGAGACAGTTATGAGCAGATTTTCAGAGAATGCAGTGGCTGAACTTGGACATTATTATAACTATAATTGTATCTCCAATGCTAAGAGAAAGATTGAGTTTGAGATCAAAATTTCTGCACCCAAAATGAGTGTGGCATCTCTATGACTCTAATCATTGATAAACATATTAATAAACTTAAACTTCGCTTAATTTATTATCAGAAACTTAATATATGTCAGTTTGTAATTGGGGTCATAGAAATGTCACATCCATTTTAAATGCAAAAGATTTGATCTCACTAAGTTTTATCG includes:
- the LOC126631896 gene encoding transcription factor MYB1-like; translated protein: MGRNPCCSKEGVKRGPWTALEDKMLADYIQAHGEGKWSNVPKQAGLKRCGKSCRLRWLNYLRPSIKQGDITKDEEDLIIRLHKLLGNRWSLIAGRIPGRTKDEIENYWHSNLCKKQHEDHILSCRPSASTEIADTVQQSKVEVQLENDPSCNNNFALGSSMLCNLTDIMAEESETSSGSLLSASKSREEDRSSCWENILMEDFHTREMSLSEFLDTDFTKLSNVFGFGMCDVMSNEVLLEGESGYGF